Proteins found in one Sorghum bicolor cultivar BTx623 chromosome 1, Sorghum_bicolor_NCBIv3, whole genome shotgun sequence genomic segment:
- the LOC8085486 gene encoding E3 ubiquitin-protein ligase MIEL1 isoform X1, whose protein sequence is MDADAGPERYGCVHYRRKCKIRAPCCGEVFDCRHCHNEAKDSLEVSIQDRHVVPRHDIKLVICSLCNKEQDVQQDCSNCGACLGKYFCAKCNFFDDDVSKNQFHCDGCGICRTGGAENFYHCDKCGCCYTSLLKDSHRCVDRAMHNNCPVCIEYLFDSTKAISVLHCGHTIHLECLYEMRAHQQFSCPVCLRSACNMSDIWQKLDQEVAASPMPAIYQKKMIWILCNDCGMTANVQFHILAHKCPGCSSYNTRQTRGDPAACSRV, encoded by the exons ATGGACGCTGACGCCGGACCAGAGCGATACGG GTGCGTGCACTACAGGAGGAAATGCAAGATACGGGCGCCGTGCTGCGGCGAGGTATTTGATTGCAGGCACTGCCACAACGAAGCTAAG GATTCACTCGAGGTCAGCATCCAAGACCGCCACGTGGTTCCACGTCACGACATCAAGCTG GTTATCTGCTCTCTCTGCAATAAAGAACAGGAT GTACAGCAAGATTGTTCAAATTGTGGAGCATGTCTCGGTAAATACTTCTGCGCGAAATGCAACTTCTTCGATGATGAT GTATCAAAGAACCAATTTCACTGTGATGGATGCGGCATATGTAG AACTGGTGGTGCAGAAAATTTCTATCACTGTGATAAATGCG GTTGCTGCTATACCTCTCTATTGAAGGATTCTCACCGTTGCGTGGACAGAGCTATGCATAACAACTGCCCCGTATGCATTGAG TATCTATTCGACTCGACGAAAGCTATCAGTGTGCTTCATTGTGGACACACGATTCACCTGGAATGCCTGTACGAGATGAGAGCGCATCAGCA GTTCTCATGCCCGGTTTGCCTGAGGTCTGCCTGCAACATGTCCGACATATGGCAAAAGCTGGATCAAGAG GTTGCAGCGTCCCCGATGCCGGCGATCTATCAGAAGAAGATG ATATGGATCCTGTGCAACGACTGTGGCATGACGGCGAACGTGCAGTTCCACATATTGGCGCACAAGTGCCCTGGATGCAGCTCTTACAACACCCGGCAGACGAGGGGCGATCCAGCTGCATGCTCCAGAGTTTAA
- the LOC8085487 gene encoding uncharacterized protein LOC8085487 encodes MKNGCSIMTDAWTDRKRRSIMNLCTNSADGTSFISSKEMSDVSHTSEVIFELVDKAIENIGPENVVQVVTDNASNNMGAKKLLFEKRPNIFWTSCATHTINLMLQGIGNLARFKKVIEQAKAFTIFVYGHTRTLECMRHFTEGKEIVRPGVTRFASTFLTLSSILEKKDQLRKMVVHSRWDSLRDVKSKKGKDATAIILNPTFWKDVKQTVSVFEPLFRVLRLVDGDVKPSMGFIYGEILKAKREVKEALGNIESRFKEVIAVVDKKMKGRLDSPLHLTAYLLNPHYSYANPSIFDEPTITEGFISCVETFYYHDEDKQDQAAHVELRKFQNREGPFNKKLARTFQNFDYNPASWWRLYGTEVPALQKMATRILSLTSSASGCERNWSGFEAIHTKRRNRLTTTRLNKLVYIQFNSKLLNRREKIKSKKINDVLLSNETTEVQGFLHENGDDCALVVYRDEEEEEEMEGTGIPWSVLGDAVGAEEQLQLRRSARVRELYEGEEFESDKEEFDEDEDDYLEPY; translated from the exons ATGAAGAATGGGTGCTCCATTATGACTGATGCCTGGACAGATAGGAAGAGGAGAAGCATAATGAACCTGTGCACAAATTCTGCTGATGGAACAAGCTTTATCAGCTCAAAAGAGATGTCAGATGTGTCACACACAAGTGAGGTAATATTTGAACTAGTGGACAAAGCAATAGAAAACATTGGTCCAGAAAATGTTGTGCAAGTAGTAACAGATAATGCCTCTAACAACATGGGAGCAAAGAAGCTATTGTTTGAGAAGAGACCAAATATATTTTGGACCTCATGTGCAACTCACACAATTAATCTGATGCTCCAAGGAATTGGCAATCTTGCTCGGTTCAAGAAGGTAATTGAGCAAGCAAAGGCATTCACCATATTTGTGTATGGGCACACTAGAACATTGGAATGCATGAGACACTTCACTGAGGGGAAAGAAATAGTAAGGCCAGGAGTGACTAGGTTTGCTTCAACCTTTCTCACTTTGAGTAGCATACTAGAGAAGAAGGATCAGCTAAGAAAGATGGTGGTTCATAGTAGGTGGGACTCACTGAGAGATGTGAAATCGAAGAAAGGAAAAGATGCCACAGCAATTATATTGAATCCTACCTTCTGGAAGGATGTGAAGCAAACAGTGAGTGTTTTTGAGCCATTGTTTAGAGTTCTCCGTTTGGTTGATGGGGATGTAAAACCATCCATGGGTTTCATTTATGGAGAAATACTAAAGGCCAAGAGAGAGGTGAAGGAGGCCTTAGGAAATATTGAGTCTCGGTTCAAGGAGGTAATTGCTGTTGTTGACAAGAAGATGAAGGGGAGACTTGATTCACCATTGCATTTGACAGCTTATTTGCTGAATCCACACTATAGCTATGCTAATCCATCAATCTTTGATGAGCCCACAATAACAGAAGGATTCATTAGTTGTGTGGAGACCTTTTATTATCATGATGAGGATAAGCAAGATCAGGCTGCTCATGTTGAACTAAGAAAGTTTCAGAATAGGGAAGGACCATTTAACAAGAAGCTTGCAAGGACTTTCCAAAATTTTGATTACAATCCAG CATCATGGTGGCGCCTGTATGGAACTGAAGTACCAGCCTTACAAAAGATGGCAACAAGGATCCTTTCTTTAACATCAAGTGCATCTGGCTGTGAAAGAAACTGGAGCGGTTTTGAAGCG ATACACACTAAGAGGAGAAATAGGCTTACTACAACACGTCTCAACAAATTAGTCTACATTCAATTCAACTCCAAGCTGCTTAATAGGAGAGAAAAAATCAAGTCAAAAAAGATCAATGATGTTCTTTTGTCTAATGAAACAACTGAAGTTCAAGGATTTCTGCATGAGAATGGAgatgattgtgcattagtggtcTATAGagatgaggaggaggaagaagagatgGAAGGTACTGGAATTCCTTGGTCTGTTCTTGGAGATGCAGTGGGAGCAGAAGAACAACTTCAGCTGCGTAGGAGTGCTAGAGTGAGAGAGCTTTATGAAGGAGAAGAGTTTGAATCTGACAAGGAAGAGtttgatgaggatgaggatgactATTTGGAGCCCTATTGA
- the LOC8085486 gene encoding E3 ubiquitin-protein ligase MIEL1 isoform X2 — protein MYSKIVQIVEHVSVNTSARNATSSMMISIPSSVFSGFVSCSLTFQVSKNQFHCDGCGICRTGGAENFYHCDKCGCCYTSLLKDSHRCVDRAMHNNCPVCIEYLFDSTKAISVLHCGHTIHLECLYEMRAHQQFSCPVCLRSACNMSDIWQKLDQEVAASPMPAIYQKKMIWILCNDCGMTANVQFHILAHKCPGCSSYNTRQTRGDPAACSRV, from the exons AT GTACAGCAAGATTGTTCAAATTGTGGAGCATGTCTCGGTAAATACTTCTGCGCGAAATGCAACTTCTTCGATGATGAT AAGTATTCCATCTTCTGTTTTCTCCGGTTTTGTGTCGTGTTCCCTGACATTTCAGGTATCAAAGAACCAATTTCACTGTGATGGATGCGGCATATGTAG AACTGGTGGTGCAGAAAATTTCTATCACTGTGATAAATGCG GTTGCTGCTATACCTCTCTATTGAAGGATTCTCACCGTTGCGTGGACAGAGCTATGCATAACAACTGCCCCGTATGCATTGAG TATCTATTCGACTCGACGAAAGCTATCAGTGTGCTTCATTGTGGACACACGATTCACCTGGAATGCCTGTACGAGATGAGAGCGCATCAGCA GTTCTCATGCCCGGTTTGCCTGAGGTCTGCCTGCAACATGTCCGACATATGGCAAAAGCTGGATCAAGAG GTTGCAGCGTCCCCGATGCCGGCGATCTATCAGAAGAAGATG ATATGGATCCTGTGCAACGACTGTGGCATGACGGCGAACGTGCAGTTCCACATATTGGCGCACAAGTGCCCTGGATGCAGCTCTTACAACACCCGGCAGACGAGGGGCGATCCAGCTGCATGCTCCAGAGTTTAA
- the LOC8080567 gene encoding tankyrase: protein MAVPGGRNGLRDEDDEMAEHAEAFAGASDDEDVPPHLRALANAAQTGDVAALVAALDNHDGSIDVPVEDGDTLLHLACLYGHLPCVQLLLERGASLECKDEEGAIPLHDACAGGFTEMVQYILNFAANKDGCVARMLDTVDSEGDTPLHHAARGEHLDVVKLLIEAGASPKKENTYGQTPADMADQDTEVRTLLTAKQIEASTHMSGN from the exons ATGGCAGTTCCCGGCGGCCGCAACGGCCTCAGGGACGAGGACGACGAGATGGCCGAACACGCCGAGGCCTTCGCCGGCGCCTCGGACGACGAGGATGTGCCTCCCCACCTTCGCGCCCTCGCCAACGCCGCCCAGACCGGCGACGTCGCCGCCCTCGTGGCCGCCCTGG ATAATCATGATGGCAGTATTGATGTTCCAGTTGAAGATGGTGATACTTTGCTCCACCTGGCATGCTTATATGGTCATCTTCCTTGTGTTCAG CTATTGTTGGAACGTGGAGCTAGCTTGGAATGCAAAGATGAAGAAGGTGCTATTCCTCTTCACGATGCTTGTGCTGGAG GCTTCACTGAGATGGTCCAATATATTCTCAACTTTGCTGCCAACAAGGATGGTTGCGTAGCGAGAATGCTCGACACTGTTGATTCTGAAGGCGATACA CCGCTCCATCATGCTGCTAGAGGAGAACATTTGGATGTTGTCAAGCTTCTTATCGAGGCTGGGGCATCCCCCAAGAAGGAGAACACTTATGGGCAGACACCTGCTGATATGGCTGACCAAGACACCGAAGTTCGAACCCTGTTGACTGCCAAGCAAATTGAGGCAAGCACACACATGAGTGGTAATTAA
- the LOC8080566 gene encoding protein PYRICULARIA ORYZAE RESISTANCE 21, with translation MAEKVSTLVVTLNHGCCRCFTKIRKTVCKLQETEDIRVISYDEVSGTVTISGAFDPLVLPCKLRRKAGCVIRDIQLVAAELRLTPQPPPRPAQRPAMLLPNPSCSCCCGICWCRNYGCCYCGCQPCACFVNHPPCYGLPLGQYPKMVVACEEVSSPACMIM, from the exons ATGGCTGAGAAG GTGTCCACGTTGGTCGTGACACTCAACCATGGCTGCTGCCGCTGCTTCACCAAGATCCGGAAAACTGTCTGCAAGCTGCAAG AAACCGAGGACATCCGGGTGATTTCCTACGACGAGGTGTCCGGGACGGTGACGATCTCTGGCGCCTTCGACCCGCTGGTGCTCCCCTGCAAGCTCCGGCGCAAGGCGGGCTGTGTGATCAGGGACATCCAGCTCGTGGCGGCAGAACTGCGGCTCACACCGCAGCCACCACCGCGTCCGGCGCAGCGACCAGCCATGCTACTACCAAATCCGTCGTGCTCGTGCTGCTGCGGCATCTGCTGGTGCAGGAACTACGGCTGCTGCTACTGCGGTTGCCAGCCCTGCGCCTGCTTCGTGAACCACCCGCCGTGCTATGGGCTGCCGTTGGGGCAGTACCCAAAGATGGTAGTCGCCTGCGAGGAGGTGTCGTCTCCGGCGTGCATGATCATGTGA